The Argentina anserina chromosome 3, drPotAnse1.1, whole genome shotgun sequence genome includes a region encoding these proteins:
- the LOC126788678 gene encoding ent-kaurene synthase 5, chloroplastic, translating to MSSHLSIFRCCKSFSSGKDLLQQVDSNTVGLKFGATKQRIQKMFSKVELSVSSYDTAWVAMVPSPDSAKEPFFPECVNWLMDNQLQDGSWGSPNLHPLPIKDALSSTFACILALKQWSVGEEQINKGLHFIESNLASATDEEQPSPVGFDIIFPAMIESAMSLNMNLPQGGSKLKALFDRRDFELKRGYGSNSEGWKAYIAYISEGFGKSQDWKMVMKHQRKNGSLFNSPSATASAFTHSKNAGCLDYLRALIEKFGNAVPTVHPLGHYARLSMVSTLDGLGIDRHFREEMRSVLDETYRCWLQGDEDIFSDAATCAMAFRLLRLHGYEVSADPLSQFSEECFFNSLGGHLKDTNSALEIFRASEVIIHPDESVLDKQNHWTSNFLKQVFSNNLTQPQRTKKHIGLEVSDALKFPSYATLGWLSSRRAIISYNTNSTRILKSSYRCLNIGNVDFLKLAVEDFNMCQKIHREELEYLSRWVVNSRLDKLKFARQKLDYCYFTAAGTLFPPELSDVRISWAKNNVVTTVVDDFFDIGGSEEELVNLVELVKKWDVNPSTDSCSDNVEIIFSAIKSLVSETGINAFARQNRSVTNHIIEIWLDLLKSMLNEAKWLMNKSAPTLEEYLENAYVSFAMGPNVLSNLYLVGPKLSEDAVQSSEYHSLYRLLSTVGRLLNDMQSYKREAAEGKLNAVTLAIIHGNGSVSEEDAINEMKSIITSKRRELRRLVLQDKDSVVPSACKELFWNMSRILHLFYERHDGYTANDMMKTVNELTHEPIILEDLQSRM from the exons ATGTCCTCCCACCTCAGCATTTTCAGGTGTTGCAAATCTTTCTCAtcag GAAAAGATCTCTTGCAACAAGTAGATTCAAACACTGTTGGTTTG aAGTTTGGGGCAACTAAACAACGAATACAGAAGATGTTCAGCAAGGTTGAACTTTCTGTTTCCTCATATGACACTGCTTGGGTGGCAATGGTCCCTTCTCCAGATTCTGCAAAGGAGCCCTTTTTCCCTGAATGCGTAAATTGGTTGATGGATAATCAACTCCAAGATGGCTCATGGGGTTCTCCTAATTTGCATCCATTGCCAATAAAAGATGCTCTCTCATCCACCTTTGCATGTATACTTGCGCTAAAGCAATGGAGTGTTGGTGAAGAACAAATTAACAAGG gGCTGCATTTTATTGAGTCAAACTTAGCTTCAGCTACTGATGAAGAGCAGCCATCGCCTGTTGGGTTTGATATAATATTTCCTGCTATGATTGAATCTGCAATGAGTTTGAATATGAATCTTCCCCAGGGTGGATCAAAATTAAAGGCTTTATTTGACAGGAGAGACTTTGAGCTTAAAAG AGGCTATGGAAGCAACTCGGAGGGGTGGAAAGCCTATATAGCATATATTTCCGAAGGATTTGGAAAGTCACAGGATTGGAAGATGGTCATGAAGCACCAAAGGAAGAATGGGTCTTTATTTAATTCACCATCAGCTACTGCTTCTGCATTTACTCACAGTAAGAATGCTGGTTGTCTTGATTACCTGCGTGCACTCATCGAGAAGTTTGGTAATGCAG TTCCAACAGTTCATCCTCTAGGTCATTATGCTCGCCTTTCTATGGTTTCAACTCTTGATGGTTTGGGTATTGATCGACACTTCAGGGAGGAAATGAGGAGTGTACTAGATGAAACATACAG ATGCTGGCTGCAGGGGGATGAAGATATATTTTCAGATGCTGCCACCTGTGCTATGGCATTTCGACTCTTACGACTTCATGGATATGAAGTTTCTGCAG ATCCATTGAGTCAATTTTCAGAAGAATGTTTCTTCAATTCCCTTGGAGGACATCTGAAGGACACCAATTCAGCTTTAGAAATTTTTAGGGCTTCAGAAGTCATCATTCATCCAGATGAATCAGTTCTAGATAAACAAAACCACTGGACAAGTAATTTCCTAAAACAGGTGTTTTCCAATAATTTAACTCAGCCTCAGAGAACCAAGAAGCATATTGGCCTCGAG GTAAGTGATGCTCTTAAGTTTCCTTCCTATGCAACTTTGGGTTGGTTGTCAAGCAGGAGAGCAATAATATCTTACAACACCAACAGTACAAGGATTTTAAAGTCTTCTTATCG TTGTTTGAATATTGGGAATGTCGACTTCCTAAAACTGGCAGTGGAAGACTTCAATATGTGTCAAAAGATACATCGTGAAGAACTCGAATATCTTTCAAG GTGGGTTGTCAACAGCAGATTAGACAAGCTAAAATTTGCTAGGCAGAAGCTGGACTACTGTTATTTCACTGCTGCTGGAACCCTTTTCCCTCCTGAACTATCAGACGTTCGCATATCATGGGCCAAAAATAATGTAGTTACAACTGTAGTCGATGATTTCTTTGACATTGGAGGCTCTGAAGAGGAACTGGTTAACCTTGTAGAATTGGTTAAGAA GTGGGATGTAAATCCCAGCACTGATTCTTGCTCCGACAACGTTGAAATCATTTTTTCAGCAATCAAGAGCTTAGTTAGTGAGACTGGCATCAATGCATTCGCAAGGCAAAACCGCAGTGTGACAAATCACATCATTGAGATA TGGTTGGATTTGCTCAAGTCTATGTTGAACGAAGCCAAGTGGTTGATGAACAAGTCGGCACCAACACTGGAGGAATACTTGGAAAATGCGTATGTCTCATTTGCCATGGGACCTAATGTCCTTTCAAATCTGTATCTGGTAGGGCCTAAGCTCTCAGAGGATGCCGTACAGAGTTCAGAATACCATAGTCTGTATAGACTACTGAGCACTGTTGGGCGTCTTCTCAATGATATGCAAAGCTACAAG AGGGAAGCTGCGGAAGGGAAGCTAAATGCTGTAACATTGGCCATCATTCATGGGAATGGTAGTGTCAGCGAAGAAGACGCCATAAATGAGATGAAGAGTATCATCACCAGTAAGAGGAGAGAACTAAGAAGACTAGTTTTGCAGGACAAGGATAGTGTCGTTCCAAGTGCTTGCAAGGAATTGTTTTGGAACATGAGCAGAATTTTGCATCTATTTTATGAAAGGCACGACGGATACACCGCCAACGACATGATGAAAACTGTAAATGAGCTAACTCATGAACCCATCATTCTCGAAGACTTGCAAAGTAGAATGTAA
- the LOC126789195 gene encoding ALA-interacting subunit 3, which translates to MSSNTAPSSSAAAGSADSAAARRSKRPKYSRFTQQELPACKPILTPKWVISAFMLVAIVFIPIGVATLFASRDVVEIVDRYETDCIPASSRSDKVKYIQSSGNKTCTRTLTVPKHMKKPIYVYYQLDNFYQNHRRYVKNRSDKQLKDPKSESVLDDCKPEEKGANGNPIVPCGLIAWSLFNDTYSFSRNQSDPLPVNKKGIAWKSDKEHKFGKNVFPKNFQNSTLIGGATLNASIPLSEQEDLIVWMRTAALPTFRKLYGKIEVDLQQNEVIHVTLENNYNTYSFNGKKKLVLSTTSWIGGRNDFLGIAYLTVGGLCFFLAMAFTIVYLVKPRQLGDPSYLSWNRNPGGH; encoded by the exons ATGAGTTCCAATACGGCGCCGTCCAGCTCAGCAGCCGCTGGATCTGCCGATTCAGCTGCTGCCAGGAGGTCCAAGCGCCCCAAAT ATTCTAGATTTACTCAGCAGGAACTTCCAGCATGCAAGCCAATCCTCACGCCAAAATGG GTAATCTCAGCATTCATGCTCGTTGCAATCGTCTTCATTCCCATTGGAGTCGCAACCTTATTTGCTTCCCGAGAT GTTGTTGAAATTGTTGATCGATATGAAACTGATTGCATACCGGCGTCCTCTAGAAGTGATAAGGTTAAATACATCCAGAGCTCTGGAAATAAAACATGTACCAGAACTTTAACG GTACCAAAACACATGAAGAAgcctatatatgtatattatcaGCTTGATAATTTCTATCAGAATCATCGCAG ATACGTAAAGAACCGAAGTGATAAACAGTTGAAAGATCCAAAGTCTGAAAGTGTACTGGATGATTGTAAGCCTGAAGAGAAGGGGGCAAACGGTAATCCTATTGTACCATGTGGGCTCATAGCTTGGAGTTTGTTCAATGACACCTATAGTTTTTCCCGCAACCAAAGCGATCCTTTGCCGGTGAATAAGAAGGGTATCGCATGGAAGAGTGACAAGGAGCACAAATTTGGCAAAAATGTCTTTCCTAAGAACTTTCAGAATTCGACTCTTATAGGTGGTGCGACTCTCAATGCGTCGATTCCT TTGAGTGAGCAGGAGGACCTTATTGTTTGGATGAGAACTGCTGCGTTGCCAACATTCAGAAAATTATATGGGAAGATAGAGGTGGATCTTCAGCAAAATGAGGTCATACATGTTACATTGGAGAACAATTACAACACATACAGTTTTAATGGAAAAAAGAAGCTTGTACTTTCTACCACTAGCTGGATTGGTGGCAGGAATGACTTCCTTGGCATTGCTTATCTCACTGTTGGCGGGCTGTGCTTCTTTCTGGCCATGGCTTtcacaattgtgtatcttgttAAACCAAG gCAACTTGGAGATCCTTCCTATTTGTCATGGAACAGAAATCCAGGAGGGCATTAA
- the LOC126789194 gene encoding uncharacterized protein LOC126789194: MQQFPARLIKSLSTSASLPCTATTLQELASAHPKGVARVVLKKGKTQLFKDGSPMVYSGAVDRIVGRPPPKTGDVVLVADGAEKPIGWGMYNSVSMFCVRLMQLDEEATSDFSCALNMEKLLEMRINEAIELRKSLGIPSASTNAFRLVNSEGDRLSGLIIDIFGDVAVIASSAAWVEKYKAEIEACVGRINKINHINWRPSVEILKEEGLDVSNLKEMDPSSCHQRTKVMENGIFYAISLEGQKTGFYADQRENRKFISTISRNQNVLDICCYSGGFALNAARGGAVNVTGVDSSLGAIELAEENIALNSMDPGLISFVKEDASAFMKGAISRNESWDIVILDPPKLAPRKKVLQNASGMYRNLNSLAMQLTRRGGLLMTCSCSGAMTQSGTFLRILQGAASAAGRKITVLREAGAACDHTIDPSYPEGKYLSNILLRVL, from the exons ATGCAGCAGTTTCCAGCCCGACTGATAAAGTCCCTGTCTACTTCGGCTTCTTTACCATGCACCGCCACCACCCTTCAAGAACTCGCATCTgctcaccccaaag GTGTTGCAAGGGTTGTACTCAAAAAGGGGAAGACACAATTATTCAAGGATGGAAGCCCAATGGTTTACAGTGGAGCAGTAGATAGAATAGTTGGGAGACCGCCACCAAAAACTGGAGATGTTGTGTTGGTAGCTGATGGAGCAGAAAAGCCAATAGGGTGGGGCATGTATAATTCAGTTTCCATGTTCTGTGTTCGGCTTATGCAGCTGGATGAGGAAGCAACAAG TGATTTTTCATGTGCATTGAATATGGAGAAACTGCTTGAGATGAGAATTAACGAAGCTATCGAGCTACGTAAGAGTTTGGGGATTCCCTCAGCTAGTACCAATGCATTTCGTCTGGTCAATAGTGAAGGAGACAG ATTATCAGGCCTAATTATTGACATATTTGGGGATGTAGCAGTAATAGCATCATCTGCCGCTTGGGTTGAGAAGTATAAAGCAGAAATAGAGGCTTGTGTTGGCAGAATCAATAAAATTAATCACATCAACTGGAGACCGTCTGTGGAAATTTTAAAAGAAGAAGGATTGGATGTGTCAAATTTGAAGGAAATGGATCCATCTAGTTGCCatcaaagaacaaag GTGATGGAAAACGGGATTTTCTATGCCATTTCACTTGAAGGGCAGAAGACAGGGTTCTATGCTGATCAGCGTGAAAACCGTAAATTTATATCAACAATTTCAAGGAATCAGAATGTGTTAGATATCTGCTGCTATAGTGGTGGTTTTGCTCTAAATGCTGCACGTGGTGGTGCTGTAAATGTCacag GTGTTGACTCATCATTGGGTGCAATAGAACTAGCTGAAGAAAATATTGCTCTTAACAGCATGGATCCAGGACTAATATCATTTGTGAAAGAAGACGCAAGTGCGTTTATGAAGGGGGCTATTTCTAGGAATGAATCATGGGATATTGTCATCTTAGATCCTCCTAAACTAGCACCACGAAAGAAG GTTCTACAAAATGCATCAGGCATGTATAGAAACTTAAATTCATTAGCAATGCAATTGACAAGAAGAGGTGGCCTCCTCATGACTTGTTCGTGTTCAGGAGCAATGACCCAAAGTGGGACGTTCTTGCGCATTCTTCAG GGTGCAGCATCAGCAGCAGGGAGAAAAATAACCGTTCTAAGAGAAGCTGGAGCGGCATGCGATCATACCATCGACCCATCCTACCCGGAAGGCAAATACCTTTCCAACATTCTCCTGCGGGTGCTTTGA
- the LOC126789197 gene encoding uncharacterized protein LOC126789197, with protein MHKDKIFKLAKGFRGRAKNCIRIARERVEKALQYSYRDRRTKKRDMRALWIQRINAGTRIHGVNYGNFMHGLMKENIQLNRKVLSEISMHEPYTFKALVDVSRSVFPGNKAVVPPEKEGLQLLL; from the exons ATGCATAAGGATAAGATTTTCAAGCTGGCCAAGGGCTTCAGGGGAAGGGCCAAGAACTGCATTAGGATAGCCAGGGAGAGGGTGGAGAAGGCCTTGCAGTATTCCTACAGAGATCGCCGCACCAAGAAGAGAGACATGCGTGCACTGTGGATCCAACGGATCAATGCTGGCACCCGCATTCATGGT GTTAATTACGGGAATTTCATGCACGGATTGATGAAGGAGAACATTCAGCTAAACAGAAAAGTTTTATCAGAGATTTCTATGCACGAACCATACACTTTCAAGGCCCTTGTAGATGTCTCCCGCAGTGTATTCCCTGGGAACAAGGCGGTAGTTCCTCCCGAAAAGGAAGGCCTCCAACTTCTTCTGTAA
- the LOC126789193 gene encoding succinate-semialdehyde dehydrogenase, mitochondrial, producing the protein MTLMASRMMGARSFRIFSPLSSMQAPTPLLGRQISMDAKGFASRLVDAGLLRSQALIGGKWSDAYDGKTIQVHNPATGDVITTVPCMGQNETNDAISAAYKTFSSWSKVTSAERSKYLRKWYDLLISHKEELGQLITLEQGKPLQEAMGEVSYGASFIEFFAEEAKRVYGDIIPSPLADRRMLVLKQPVGVVGAITPWNFPLAMITRKVGPAIACGCTVVIKPSELTPLTALAAAELALQAGIPPGVVNVVMGNASAVGDALLASPQVRKITFTGSTAVGKKLMAGAAGTVKKVSLELGGNAPCIVFDDADLDVAVKGALGAKFRNTGQTCVCANRILVQEGIYDKFVDAFSKAVQKLQVGHGFSDGVTQGPLINEAAVQKVESFVKDATSKGAKVVVGAKRHSLGMTFYEPTVLSDVKNDMIIAREEVFGPVAPVLRFKSEDDALHMANDTNAGLAAYIFTNNVQRSWRVAEALEYGLVGVNEGLISTEVAPFGGVKQSGLGREGSKYGMEEYLELKYVCLGNMSSK; encoded by the exons ATGACCCTGATGGCGTCACGCATGATGGGAGCTCGATccttcaggatcttctcaccattGTCTTCCATGCAAGCTCCAACGCCTCTCCTTGGTCGCCAG ATTAGCATGGATGCGAAAGGCTTCGCTTCTCGGCTTGTTGATGCTGGTCTACTACGTAGTCAGGCCCTTATTGGAGGAAAATGGTCTGATGCATATGATGGAAAAACCATACAG GTCCACAACCCAGCAACTGGGGACGTCATAACAACTGTCCCTTGCATGGGTCAAAATGAGACAAATGATGCAATATCCGCAGCCTACAAAACATTCAGTT CCTGGAGCAAGGTCACTAGTGCTGAAAGGAGCAAATATTTAAGGAAATG GTATGATCTACTAATTTCCCACAAAGAAGAACTTGGACAACTCATTACCCTGGAGCAAGGAAAACCTTTACAAGAAGCCATGGGTGAG GTGTCCTATGGAGCTAGCTTTATTGAGTTCTTTGCTGAAGAGGCCAAACGTGTATATGGTGATATAATTCCATCGCCTCTTGCTGATCGACGGATGCTTGTGTTAAAGCAG CCTGTAGGTGTTGTTGGTGCAATCACCCCCTGGAATTTCCCATTGGCTATGATTACGCGCAAG GTTGGTCCAGCTATTGCATGTGGCTGTACAGTGGTCATTAAACCCTCTGAACTAACTCCTCTCACAGCCTTAGCAGCAGCTGAGCTTGCCCTGCAAGCTGGCATACCACCG GGTGTGGTGAATGTGGTAATGGGAAATGCTTCTGCAGTTGGGGATGCTTTGCTTGCAAGTCCGCAg gtaagaaaaatcacttTCACAGGCTCGACAGCAGTTGGAAAGAAGTTGATGGCTGGTGCAGCTGGGACTGTTAAGAAG GTATCTCTTGAACTTGGTGGCAATGCGCCCTGCATAGTCTTTGATGATGCAGACCTGGATGTGGCAGTAAAAGGAGCT CTTGGAGCGAAGTTCCGTAATACTGGACAGACATGTGTTTGTGCTAATAGGATTTTGGTACAGGAAG GTATCTATGACAAATTTGTGGATGCTTTCTCCAAAGCTGTCCAGAAGCTCCAAGTCGGTCATGGCTTTAGTGATGGAGTGACCCAGG GTCCTTTAATCAATGAAGCAGCAGTGCAAaag GTCGAGTCATTTGTCAAAGATGCTACATCAAAG GGAGCAAAAGTTGTTGTTGGAGCCAAGAGGCATAGCCTTGGGATGACGTTCTATGAGCCAACAGTTCTCAGTGATGTCAAAAATGATATGATTATAGCAAG AGAGGAAGTATTTGGACCAGTGGCACCTGTTTTGCGTTTCAAATCTGAGGATGATGCACTTCACATGGCCAATGATACCAATGCAG GGTTAGCTGCTTACATATTTACAAATAATGTACAACGATCATGGCGTGTTGCCGAAGCTCTTGAATATGGTCTTGTTGGTGTCAATGAAGGGTTAATTTCAACAGAG GTGGCTCCTTTTGGAGGTGTCAAGCAGTCTGGTCTTGGACGAGAAGGTTCCAAGTATGGGATGGAGGAATATTTGGAA CTTAAGTACGTGTGCCTGGGTAATATGAGCAGCAAATGA